From the genome of Spirosomataceae bacterium TFI 002, one region includes:
- a CDS encoding DNA repair protein RadA/Sms translates to MAKQKTAYFCQNCGYNSPKWLGKCPSCSEWSTMVEEVVASSEGEKGSWKFGSSSPKTKSTPKKLQDIIPAERYRIITEDEELNRVLGGGIVPGSLILIGGEPGIGKSTLMLQIALGLKDYNILYVSGEESEQQLKMRAERLKTQNDRCYILTETATDQIFKQIELTEPDIVVIDSIQTLVSPLIESGAGSVSQIKECTSELMKFAKESDTPVIMIGHITKDGSIAGPKMLEHMVDTVLQFEGDRYMTYRLLRTTKNRFGSTSELGIYEMQGEGLRQVSNPSEILISQRNAEISGISIASMMEGNRPLNIEIQSLVSTANYGTPQRSSNGFDPRRLQMLLAVLEKRGGFRLGTQDVFLNVAGGLKVEDPAIDLAVCVSVASSYEDLAVDQSYCFAAEVGLGGEIRAVSRIDSRVSEAEKLGFSKIFISKNNAKALAKKDFAIEIVVNEKLEDVFSHLFG, encoded by the coding sequence ATGGCGAAACAAAAAACAGCCTACTTTTGTCAAAATTGCGGCTATAACTCTCCCAAATGGCTAGGTAAATGTCCTTCATGTAGCGAATGGAGTACGATGGTGGAAGAAGTAGTAGCTAGCTCCGAGGGTGAAAAAGGTAGTTGGAAATTTGGCTCATCGAGCCCAAAGACTAAAAGCACTCCCAAAAAACTTCAAGATATTATTCCTGCTGAGCGATATAGAATCATCACCGAAGATGAAGAACTTAATCGTGTATTGGGTGGTGGAATTGTCCCAGGTTCATTGATACTTATAGGCGGAGAACCAGGAATTGGAAAATCTACCTTGATGTTGCAGATAGCGTTGGGTTTAAAAGACTACAATATCTTATATGTATCGGGCGAGGAAAGCGAACAGCAGCTCAAAATGAGAGCTGAGAGGCTAAAGACGCAAAATGATAGATGTTATATTCTAACGGAAACAGCTACCGATCAAATCTTTAAGCAAATCGAGCTCACTGAACCTGATATTGTTGTCATAGATTCTATTCAAACCTTGGTTTCTCCATTGATAGAATCGGGAGCAGGAAGTGTATCGCAGATCAAAGAGTGTACCTCAGAACTCATGAAGTTTGCGAAAGAATCTGACACTCCAGTAATCATGATAGGGCATATTACAAAAGACGGAAGCATTGCTGGTCCCAAAATGTTGGAGCACATGGTTGACACTGTTTTGCAGTTTGAAGGTGATAGGTACATGACCTATCGACTACTGAGAACTACCAAAAATAGATTTGGGAGTACATCGGAATTAGGGATTTATGAAATGCAAGGCGAAGGATTACGACAGGTGAGCAATCCCTCCGAAATATTGATTTCTCAGCGAAACGCAGAAATAAGCGGAATTAGCATTGCAAGTATGATGGAGGGGAACAGACCTCTCAATATTGAAATCCAATCATTGGTAAGTACTGCAAATTATGGTACACCACAGCGATCAAGTAATGGCTTTGATCCAAGACGTCTTCAAATGTTGTTGGCAGTATTAGAAAAGCGTGGAGGTTTTAGGTTAGGTACTCAAGATGTATTTTTAAATGTCGCAGGAGGGCTTAAAGTTGAAGACCCAGCCATAGACTTAGCGGTTTGTGTTTCTGTTGCAAGTTCATACGAAGACTTGGCGGTAGACCAATCGTATTGTTTTGCTGCGGAGGTAGGACTTGGAGGAGAAATTCGTGCAGTTAGTAGGATAGATTCTAGAGTTTCTGAAGCAGAGAAACTTGGTTTTAGCAAAATATTTATTTCCAAGAACAACGCAAAAGCACTCGCAAAAAAAGACTTTGCAATTGAAATTGTCGTTAATGAAAAGCTAGAAGATGTATTTTCTCATCTTTTTGGCTAA
- a CDS encoding Outer membrane protein beta-barrel domain-containing protein, whose product MKKISVIITLVMVSFLAKAQPGIGLKAGMNLTNLYTDAGSFGNNVKESLDTRTGFVFGVWGRIGQKVYLQPEILVATRGGEVEIQPFGGGGPEFVDVKYTDLDIPLLVGFRPFKFLRIMAGPVATIKLNEDKKLREALGEYTSNTGEVFKNASYGYQLGAGVKLLGFELDLRKEGSLSDINMSQFAGDPQFSQRANGWTLTLAKKIL is encoded by the coding sequence ATGAAGAAAATAAGTGTAATAATTACCCTAGTAATGGTTAGTTTTTTGGCCAAGGCTCAACCTGGAATAGGTCTTAAGGCAGGAATGAATCTCACTAATTTATATACAGACGCGGGTTCGTTTGGCAACAATGTAAAAGAAAGCCTTGACACTCGTACAGGTTTTGTATTTGGAGTATGGGGTCGAATTGGTCAAAAAGTCTATTTACAACCAGAGATCCTTGTAGCAACTAGAGGCGGTGAAGTTGAAATTCAACCATTTGGCGGCGGAGGCCCCGAGTTCGTTGATGTAAAATACACTGATCTAGATATTCCATTATTGGTTGGATTTAGACCATTCAAGTTTCTTAGAATAATGGCCGGTCCAGTGGCAACAATTAAGCTCAATGAAGATAAAAAGCTTCGTGAAGCACTGGGTGAATACACATCTAATACCGGCGAGGTGTTCAAAAATGCATCATACGGGTACCAACTTGGTGCAGGTGTCAAGCTATTAGGTTTTGAACTTGACTTAAGAAAAGAAGGTAGTCTTTCTGACATTAATATGAGCCAGTTTGCTGGAGATCCTCAGTTCAGTCAGCGTGCCAACGGTTGGACATTAACCCTTGCCAAAAAAATTCTATAG
- a CDS encoding hypothetical protein (manually curated), translated as MIIFKNIPLPKINGITLWPFILIKSKQPGKVLINHEMIHIRQQVELLVFFFYIIYFLEWSYHFARTFNFWEAYRCISFEKEAYLNEHNLDYLKTRKWYASFKLFKF; from the coding sequence GTGATCATTTTTAAGAATATACCATTACCAAAAATCAACGGGATTACCCTTTGGCCGTTTATTCTTATTAAAAGTAAGCAACCCGGCAAGGTGCTAATCAACCATGAAATGATTCATATAAGACAACAGGTGGAACTTCTAGTGTTCTTTTTTTATATCATTTACTTTTTGGAATGGAGCTACCATTTCGCTCGTACTTTTAACTTTTGGGAAGCCTATAGATGTATCTCTTTCGAGAAGGAGGCCTATTTGAATGAACACAACCTAGATTACCTCAAAACCAGAAAGTGGTATGCCAGCTTCAAACTATTCAAATTTTAA
- a CDS encoding 3-dehydroquinate dehydratase, with protein MAAKKLLIINGPNLNLLGKREPEIYGTATFEDIFGDLIKDNPNVELSYFQSNHEGALIDKIHEVGFSIDGVIINAGALTHTSIAIADAIAGVQSPFVEVHISNIHARERFRHHSYLSRVCKGMICGLGIKGYQMAIDYFK; from the coding sequence ATGGCGGCTAAAAAGCTTTTAATAATAAACGGACCCAACCTCAACCTCCTTGGCAAAAGAGAGCCAGAGATTTACGGAACGGCAACTTTCGAAGATATTTTTGGTGATTTGATTAAAGACAACCCAAATGTTGAATTGAGTTACTTTCAGTCAAATCATGAAGGAGCATTGATTGACAAAATACATGAAGTTGGTTTTAGTATCGATGGTGTGATCATCAATGCCGGAGCACTTACACATACCTCTATCGCAATCGCCGACGCCATTGCAGGAGTACAAAGCCCTTTTGTAGAGGTACACATTTCAAATATCCACGCTAGGGAAAGATTTAGACATCATTCATATCTAAGCAGAGTATGCAAAGGAATGATATGCGGCCTTGGAATAAAAGGCTATCAAATGGCAATCGATTATTTCAAATAA
- a CDS encoding two component transcriptional regulator, LytTR family: MMKVVLLDDELHCTKTLEILLRQHCPQVEVVAVFNHPAEAIVYLRSHKVDVLFLDIEMPFINGFELLNRLSPVEFKVVFTTAYDKFAIKAFKYSAFDYLLKPIDEAELIKTVKLLEKNLTVNSQLDLLMSIMNSDNNKKIDKIALPCSEGLEFVDIVDIIRCESDSNYTKIVLIDRKTLLVSRTLKDMTELLTDFGFIRIHNSHLINPRHMKKYIKSAGGYIVLVDGVEVPISRQKKDMVLELLNTI, translated from the coding sequence ATGATGAAAGTTGTATTGCTTGATGATGAGTTACATTGTACCAAAACTTTGGAAATTTTGCTAAGACAGCATTGTCCGCAAGTGGAGGTAGTAGCAGTCTTTAATCATCCAGCAGAGGCAATTGTGTATCTAAGAAGTCATAAAGTTGATGTGCTCTTTTTGGACATCGAAATGCCCTTTATCAATGGTTTTGAACTCCTCAATAGGCTTTCTCCCGTAGAATTTAAAGTTGTATTCACTACGGCTTACGATAAGTTCGCCATTAAAGCATTCAAGTATAGTGCTTTTGATTATCTTCTTAAACCTATAGACGAAGCTGAACTTATAAAAACCGTTAAACTTTTAGAGAAAAATTTGACGGTAAATAGCCAGTTGGATTTGCTGATGTCTATAATGAACAGTGATAACAATAAAAAAATAGACAAAATAGCACTTCCATGTAGTGAAGGCCTTGAGTTTGTTGACATTGTAGACATCATTAGGTGTGAGTCGGATAGTAATTATACTAAAATAGTACTTATCGACAGAAAAACACTTTTGGTAAGTAGAACACTCAAGGATATGACCGAATTGCTCACCGATTTTGGTTTCATACGGATTCATAATTCTCACCTCATAAATCCAAGACATATGAAAAAATACATTAAAAGTGCTGGAGGGTATATAGTTTTAGTAGATGGGGTTGAGGTGCCTATTTCACGTCAAAAGAAAGACATGGTTTTAGAATTGCTAAACACCATTTAA
- a CDS encoding outer membrane receptor for ferrienterochelin and colicins: MKKRNTRLKISLLSSLMFFIVLKSNAQAISGVVLSSGEGVPFVSIAIKNGEGVLSDENGRFNLPLGREGEYWVYFTAVGFEKKAIKFNLKLNEVLETEIILVSNVSVLNEVVVTGTMKESTVSQSPAPIQVLHPTFFKSNPTPSVFEAIGMVNGVRPQINCNVCSTGDIHINGMEGPYTMVLIDGMPIVSSLSTVYGLMGIPNSMVERIEVMKGPASTLYGSEAVGGLINILTKNPSNSPRFSVDVSSNTYLENAVDASYAFSKNQIANLFTANYFGLNKRWDINADNFTDLPTIQRVSIFNKATLGKINPLNVALRYIDENRFGGEMQWSPENRGGNEVYGESIYTDRLEVLAKYSLPLANEKVNLQFSYNKHDQNSVYGDVSYTASQQVVFGQAVWDKVINDKNDALFGAAFRSTLYDDNTVATVTDENVNAPSLIFLPGVFVQNETTFNNRLKLLSGLRADFNSKHGFIFSPRLNLKYAMGNEATFRFSLGNGYRVVNVFSEDHAALTGARQILIEPNLLPEQSYNANLDFQKFWLRDNGYIEIQLNAFYTYFENKIIADYDVDPELIVYGNLNGYGVSRGLAANSSFSFKSETKLDLGITLVEVYNENNGVKADQIQTPKATSNYAISQRIPRWNLTIDFTGNLTSPMRLPTVPAYGDTRSEYSPWFSISNLQFRKKWTNGVELYCGVKNLFNYLPIDPIFRPDAPFSEEFDPSYNYAPLQSRKFFTGLRYNLR, translated from the coding sequence ATGAAAAAGAGAAACACAAGGCTAAAAATTAGTTTACTGAGCTCGTTAATGTTTTTTATTGTTTTGAAAAGCAATGCTCAAGCAATCAGTGGTGTTGTACTTTCTTCCGGAGAAGGAGTTCCATTTGTTTCCATTGCAATCAAAAATGGAGAGGGAGTATTGAGTGATGAAAATGGAAGGTTTAACTTACCGCTAGGTCGTGAAGGAGAGTATTGGGTGTATTTTACAGCAGTAGGTTTTGAAAAAAAAGCAATAAAGTTTAATCTTAAGCTCAATGAAGTGTTAGAAACTGAAATCATATTAGTTTCTAATGTATCGGTGCTCAATGAGGTCGTAGTTACTGGAACTATGAAGGAATCAACAGTTAGTCAGTCTCCGGCCCCTATTCAAGTTTTGCATCCCACATTTTTTAAAAGCAATCCCACTCCTTCAGTATTTGAAGCAATAGGAATGGTTAATGGGGTTCGACCACAAATAAATTGCAACGTTTGTAGCACTGGCGATATTCATATCAATGGGATGGAAGGGCCTTATACAATGGTTCTCATAGATGGTATGCCTATTGTATCTTCTCTTTCTACAGTATATGGCCTTATGGGAATACCCAACTCTATGGTCGAAAGGATAGAAGTAATGAAAGGTCCGGCATCTACGCTTTATGGCTCTGAAGCGGTGGGTGGCTTAATTAATATTTTGACAAAAAATCCCAGTAATTCCCCAAGGTTTAGTGTTGATGTTAGCTCAAATACCTATCTAGAAAACGCCGTAGATGCCTCATATGCTTTTTCTAAAAATCAAATTGCAAACCTTTTTACGGCTAATTATTTTGGACTAAACAAACGTTGGGATATCAATGCGGATAATTTCACTGACTTACCAACAATTCAAAGGGTCTCAATTTTCAATAAAGCAACTTTAGGAAAAATCAATCCTCTAAACGTTGCACTTCGATATATTGACGAAAACAGATTTGGCGGAGAAATGCAATGGTCACCCGAAAATAGAGGTGGTAATGAAGTTTATGGTGAGTCAATATATACTGATAGATTGGAAGTGCTTGCGAAATATTCTTTGCCGCTTGCCAACGAAAAAGTGAATTTACAGTTTTCTTACAACAAGCATGATCAAAACTCTGTCTATGGCGATGTTTCTTACACCGCAAGTCAGCAAGTAGTATTTGGGCAAGCAGTATGGGATAAGGTTATAAATGATAAAAATGATGCACTTTTTGGTGCTGCTTTTAGGTCGACACTCTATGATGATAACACTGTTGCTACAGTCACAGATGAGAATGTAAATGCTCCTAGTCTGATTTTCTTGCCCGGAGTTTTTGTTCAAAATGAAACAACTTTCAATAATAGGTTGAAGTTGTTGTCTGGTTTGAGAGCCGATTTTAATTCAAAGCATGGCTTTATTTTTTCTCCCAGATTAAATCTGAAATATGCCATGGGAAATGAGGCAACTTTTCGTTTTAGCCTTGGGAATGGTTACCGTGTAGTGAATGTTTTTAGCGAGGATCATGCAGCACTCACAGGAGCAAGGCAAATTCTAATAGAACCCAATTTACTACCAGAGCAGTCTTACAATGCGAATTTAGATTTTCAAAAATTTTGGCTGAGAGATAATGGCTATATTGAAATCCAGTTAAATGCTTTTTATACATATTTTGAGAATAAAATCATTGCCGATTATGACGTAGATCCTGAGCTCATTGTTTACGGTAATTTGAACGGTTATGGGGTTTCAAGAGGTTTGGCTGCCAATTCTTCATTCTCATTTAAGAGTGAAACTAAGTTGGACTTGGGAATTACACTCGTGGAAGTGTACAATGAAAATAATGGAGTCAAGGCGGATCAAATACAAACACCTAAGGCAACCAGTAATTATGCAATAAGTCAGAGAATTCCACGCTGGAATCTCACAATTGACTTTACAGGAAATCTCACAAGTCCAATGAGACTACCTACAGTGCCAGCTTATGGCGACACACGAAGTGAGTATTCACCGTGGTTTTCAATTAGTAATTTACAGTTCAGGAAGAAATGGACAAATGGTGTGGAGCTTTATTGTGGAGTAAAGAATTTATTCAATTATCTACCTATTGACCCTATTTTCAGGCCAGATGCTCCTTTTAGTGAGGAGTTTGATCCGAGTTACAACTATGCACCTTTGCAAAGCCGTAAGTTTTTTACGGGCTTGCGATACAACTTGCGTTAG
- a CDS encoding hypothetical protein (manually curated), with translation MSKKNKEIAHPSETKKEEFYFTPNGFMVFTEAYHLKRGYCCKSACRHCPYDYIKK, from the coding sequence TTGTCTAAGAAAAATAAAGAAATAGCTCATCCATCAGAAACAAAAAAAGAGGAATTCTATTTCACTCCGAATGGCTTTATGGTCTTCACAGAGGCATATCATCTCAAAAGAGGATACTGTTGCAAGAGTGCATGCAGACATTGCCCTTACGACTACATAAAAAAGTAA
- a CDS encoding LSU ribosomal protein L28P produces MQPLRGQVSLSEEFKAILFKKYIMSKVCQITGKRTRVGNNVSHANNKVKRKFYPNLQKKKFFLETEGVWVELRVCTKAMRTINKKGLHATLVQAARKGTLTT; encoded by the coding sequence TTGCAGCCCCTTAGAGGTCAAGTGTCTCTAAGCGAAGAATTTAAAGCGATACTATTTAAGAAATATATTATGTCTAAGGTTTGCCAAATCACCGGAAAGAGAACAAGAGTAGGTAACAACGTATCTCACGCCAACAATAAGGTTAAAAGAAAATTTTATCCTAATCTTCAAAAGAAGAAATTCTTCTTAGAAACTGAAGGTGTATGGGTTGAGCTAAGAGTATGTACAAAAGCAATGAGAACGATCAACAAAAAAGGTCTTCATGCTACACTAGTACAAGCTGCTAGAAAAGGTACACTTACTACTTAA
- a CDS encoding Predicted 5' DNA nuclease, flap endonuclease-1-like, helix-3-turn-helix (H3TH) domain has protein sequence MAKTKVDFILPSEIVGEATSGLLLGEFNNWDYNFGFPLKKQKDGSLKTTISLDAGGRFEYRYLLNDGRWVNDSNADQYVHISKYQIENCVIAVPAAKATATKKVAAPKKTTAPKKAAAPKKVATAAKATTGSDDLTKVEGIGKKIAELLVKDGITTFELLGKSTAAKLKKILATAGPRYSIHVPTTWPKQAKLAAAGKWDELKKLQDELNGGK, from the coding sequence ATGGCAAAAACTAAAGTTGACTTTATACTCCCAAGCGAAATTGTCGGTGAAGCGACATCAGGTCTTTTACTTGGAGAATTCAATAATTGGGATTACAATTTCGGATTCCCTCTAAAAAAACAAAAAGATGGTTCTTTGAAAACTACTATTAGCTTAGATGCAGGTGGACGATTCGAATACAGATATTTGTTGAATGATGGAAGATGGGTAAATGATAGCAATGCAGACCAGTATGTGCATATTTCAAAGTATCAAATAGAAAATTGTGTAATCGCAGTTCCCGCAGCGAAAGCTACCGCTACAAAAAAAGTTGCTGCTCCTAAAAAGACTACTGCTCCTAAAAAAGCCGCTGCTCCTAAGAAAGTAGCAACTGCAGCTAAAGCAACGACAGGCTCAGATGACTTAACAAAAGTAGAGGGTATTGGTAAAAAAATTGCTGAACTTCTTGTGAAGGATGGTATCACCACTTTTGAATTATTAGGAAAATCAACAGCTGCTAAACTTAAGAAAATATTGGCAACTGCTGGTCCTAGATATTCTATCCACGTACCAACAACATGGCCAAAACAAGCTAAGCTTGCAGCAGCTGGAAAATGGGATGAATTAAAGAAACTACAAGATGAGTTAAACGGAGGAAAATAA
- a CDS encoding malate dehydrogenase (NAD): MKVTVIGAGAVGSTAADVIARKEVADEVVLLDIKEGYAEGKAMDLMQTASLEGFDTTIIGSTNDYAKTAKSDVIVVTSGIPRKPGMTREELIGINAGIVRTVVTSALEASPKAVILIVSNPMDTMTYLTYQIAKEMGISKKRVLGMGGALDSSRFRYRLSEAMEVSQNDLSGMVIGGHGDTTMIPMTRLATWNGIPVSRFLNAEQQKEVAAKTMVGGATLTGLLGTSAWYAPGAAICQVVEAIIRDEKKIIPSCVYLNGEYGQKDICIGVPVVIGKGGWQKIINVRLSNEEKAAFEASAEKVREMNAALNA; this comes from the coding sequence ATGAAAGTTACGGTTATAGGGGCTGGAGCGGTAGGTTCCACAGCAGCAGATGTTATTGCAAGAAAAGAAGTAGCCGATGAAGTGGTGCTTTTGGATATCAAAGAAGGTTATGCCGAAGGTAAGGCCATGGATTTAATGCAAACTGCATCTTTGGAAGGTTTTGATACTACAATCATTGGTTCTACTAACGACTATGCCAAAACAGCAAAGTCGGATGTAATTGTTGTGACATCTGGTATACCTCGTAAGCCAGGTATGACTCGTGAAGAGCTTATTGGAATAAATGCAGGAATTGTAAGAACTGTAGTAACAAGTGCTCTTGAAGCATCGCCAAAAGCGGTTATTCTTATTGTATCTAACCCAATGGATACAATGACATACCTAACTTATCAAATCGCAAAAGAAATGGGAATTTCTAAAAAGCGAGTTTTAGGAATGGGTGGTGCTTTAGATTCTTCACGTTTTCGCTACAGACTTTCTGAAGCTATGGAAGTTTCACAAAATGACCTTAGCGGTATGGTAATAGGTGGTCATGGTGATACTACTATGATTCCTATGACAAGATTGGCAACTTGGAATGGTATTCCAGTAAGTCGTTTTTTGAATGCAGAACAACAAAAAGAAGTTGCTGCTAAAACAATGGTTGGTGGTGCTACACTTACAGGTCTATTAGGAACTTCAGCATGGTATGCTCCAGGTGCGGCAATTTGCCAAGTAGTAGAAGCAATTATTCGTGATGAGAAAAAAATAATTCCATCATGTGTGTACCTTAACGGAGAGTATGGTCAAAAAGACATTTGCATCGGTGTACCTGTAGTAATTGGTAAAGGTGGATGGCAAAAGATCATTAACGTAAGATTAAGTAACGAAGAAAAAGCGGCTTTTGAAGCATCTGCAGAAAAAGTTCGTGAAATGAATGCTGCACTAAACGCTTAA
- a CDS encoding Uncharacterized membrane protein YkvA, DUF1232 family: MIQIYNPSKPYTKRNLALFNFLNQKMCFLGFICDNKESSPIMSKKQGDLLNRILESVFYKSSMNKAGKVSSNAQSILEVLKRTLTKTKDLGTGGIFDLIREKVTLLGRLLKSYADGSYRDISTKNLISIIAGFLYFISPIDLIPDFLPMVGFMDDIALLTFIVRGLGEELEKFELWEMNNPEN, translated from the coding sequence TTGATACAAATCTACAATCCAAGTAAGCCTTATACCAAAAGAAACCTTGCCTTATTTAACTTTTTGAACCAAAAAATGTGTTTTTTAGGTTTTATTTGTGACAACAAAGAATCATCACCCATTATGTCCAAAAAACAAGGAGATTTACTTAATAGAATTTTAGAATCAGTTTTTTACAAGTCTTCTATGAATAAGGCAGGTAAAGTCTCAAGTAATGCTCAAAGCATATTGGAAGTTTTGAAACGTACACTTACCAAAACAAAAGACCTTGGAACTGGTGGAATATTCGATCTTATTAGAGAAAAAGTAACGCTATTAGGCCGATTACTTAAAAGCTATGCCGATGGCTCATACAGGGACATTTCAACAAAAAACTTAATTTCTATCATCGCAGGTTTTCTTTATTTCATATCGCCCATTGACCTTATCCCTGACTTTCTTCCTATGGTCGGATTCATGGATGACATTGCCTTACTTACGTTTATAGTTAGGGGTCTAGGAGAAGAACTAGAGAAATTCGAATTGTGGGAAATGAATAATCCTGAAAATTAA
- a CDS encoding sec-independent protein translocase protein TatA — MESLQFLFLGNLGGTEIFIIVFVILLFFGAKKLPELAKGLGKGIKEFKDATKDVKENIEKAANSDD; from the coding sequence ATGGAAAGTCTACAATTTTTGTTTTTAGGAAACCTTGGCGGTACGGAGATATTTATTATCGTGTTTGTCATCCTTTTGTTTTTTGGTGCTAAAAAGCTTCCAGAACTAGCCAAAGGCTTAGGCAAGGGGATAAAAGAGTTCAAAGACGCAACAAAAGACGTGAAAGAGAATATCGAGAAAGCGGCTAACTCAGACGACTAA